One Streptomyces sp. B21-105 genomic region harbors:
- a CDS encoding pectinesterase family protein, translating into MSDISGTPRRRHRRRGKALALGVPLTLTAAGALAYGTDLGAFGSGAQHTASAATAAPAWATASADGFASVNALGQNGTYGGRNGKTVTVKTLADLEKYATASEPYVIVVAAAINMNPVGKEIRVQSDKTIVGSGTSGHIVGGGFFLGQGVHNVIIRNLTIRDAYQGVWNDKEHDFDGVQMDGAHHVWIDHNDIRHMADGLIDSRKDTTYLTVSWNKLSQENKAFGIGWTTNVTADITIHHNWVRETEQRNPSTDNVAHAHLYNNFLEDVAGTDIKSSYGNYSRGKTNMVLENSYFQGMTNPVVRDTTATLVQRGNLFSGTSGKNESGGSGAAWNPKTYYPYTLDKTADVPALLKSGTGPRSSIGTTTATTTAATTTTTTKAAAAATLTVAKDGSGQYTTVQAAVNAVPANNPSRVVIAVKPGTYRELVKVPGNKPHVTIQGTGGSRKDTTIVYNNASGTPKPGGGTYGTGGSATVAVEADDFQARNLTISNDFDEGAHQDIAGQAVALRTAADKVFLDGVIVSGDQDTLLVDTASKDKLGRVYMTNSYVIGNVDFIFGRATAVIDKSVITLKKRFNGTSAGYVTAPSTVAGRKGILIANTTIGGDVSDRSFHLGRPWHAGGDASLDPQTTVRNSTLSAAIRTAPWTDMSGFHWKDDRFAEYQNKGAGAGAASSERPHLSDAQAAGQEVVDWLGDWTPTAS; encoded by the coding sequence ATGAGCGATATCAGCGGCACGCCCAGGCGTCGGCACCGCAGGCGCGGCAAGGCCCTCGCGCTGGGCGTCCCCCTCACCCTGACCGCGGCCGGCGCTCTCGCCTACGGCACCGACCTGGGCGCCTTCGGCAGCGGCGCGCAGCACACGGCGTCGGCCGCGACCGCCGCCCCCGCCTGGGCGACCGCCTCCGCCGACGGGTTCGCCTCGGTGAACGCCCTGGGGCAGAACGGCACCTACGGCGGCCGGAACGGCAAGACCGTCACTGTGAAGACCCTCGCCGACCTGGAGAAGTACGCGACCGCCAGTGAGCCGTACGTCATCGTCGTGGCGGCCGCCATCAACATGAATCCGGTCGGCAAGGAGATCAGGGTCCAGTCGGACAAGACGATCGTCGGGTCGGGGACCTCCGGGCACATCGTCGGCGGCGGGTTCTTCCTCGGCCAGGGCGTCCACAACGTGATCATCCGCAACCTGACGATCCGGGACGCCTACCAGGGCGTCTGGAACGACAAGGAACACGATTTCGACGGCGTTCAGATGGACGGCGCCCACCACGTCTGGATCGATCACAACGACATCCGGCACATGGCCGACGGCCTCATCGACAGCCGCAAGGACACGACCTACCTGACCGTCTCCTGGAACAAGCTGAGCCAGGAGAACAAGGCGTTCGGCATCGGCTGGACCACCAACGTCACCGCCGACATCACGATCCACCACAACTGGGTCCGCGAGACCGAGCAGCGCAACCCGTCCACCGACAACGTCGCCCACGCGCACCTGTACAACAACTTCCTGGAGGACGTGGCCGGGACGGACATCAAGTCGTCGTACGGCAACTACTCCCGCGGCAAGACGAACATGGTGCTGGAGAACTCCTACTTCCAGGGCATGACCAATCCCGTGGTCCGGGACACGACGGCCACCCTCGTCCAGCGCGGCAACCTGTTCTCCGGCACGAGCGGCAAGAACGAGAGCGGCGGGTCGGGCGCGGCCTGGAACCCGAAGACGTACTACCCGTACACGCTGGACAAGACCGCGGACGTCCCCGCGCTCCTCAAGTCGGGTACAGGCCCGCGCAGTTCGATCGGTACGACGACGGCCACGACCACCGCCGCCACCACAACCACCACCACGAAGGCTGCCGCTGCCGCGACGCTCACCGTCGCCAAGGACGGCAGCGGGCAGTACACGACCGTGCAGGCCGCCGTGAACGCCGTACCCGCGAACAACCCCTCGCGCGTGGTGATCGCCGTCAAGCCGGGCACGTACCGCGAGCTGGTGAAGGTGCCCGGCAACAAGCCGCACGTCACCATCCAGGGCACCGGCGGCAGCCGCAAGGACACCACGATCGTCTACAACAACGCGTCGGGCACCCCCAAGCCGGGCGGCGGCACGTACGGCACCGGCGGCAGCGCGACCGTCGCCGTCGAGGCGGACGACTTCCAGGCCCGCAACCTGACCATCTCCAACGACTTCGACGAGGGCGCCCACCAGGACATCGCCGGCCAGGCGGTCGCCCTGCGCACCGCCGCCGACAAGGTGTTCCTGGACGGCGTCATCGTCAGCGGCGACCAGGACACCCTGCTGGTCGACACCGCGTCCAAGGACAAGCTCGGCCGCGTCTACATGACGAACTCCTATGTGATCGGCAACGTCGACTTCATCTTCGGCCGCGCCACCGCGGTGATCGACAAGTCCGTCATCACGCTGAAGAAACGCTTCAACGGCACCTCGGCCGGCTACGTCACCGCGCCCAGCACCGTCGCCGGACGCAAGGGCATCCTGATCGCCAACACCACGATCGGCGGGGACGTCTCCGACCGCAGCTTCCACCTCGGCCGCCCCTGGCACGCCGGCGGCGACGCGAGCCTCGACCCGCAGACCACCGTCCGCAACAGCACCCTGAGCGCTGCGATCAGGACCGCGCCCTGGACCGACATGAGCGGCTTCCACTGGAAGGACGACCGCTTCGCGGAGTACCAGAACAAGGGCGCGGGCGCCGGCGCCGCGAGCAGCGAACGCCCGCACCTGTCCGACGCCCAGGCCGCCGGCCAGGAGGTCGTCGACTGGCTCGGCGACTGGACGCCCACCGCGTCCTGA
- a CDS encoding LacI family DNA-binding transcriptional regulator, which yields MAKVTRDDVARLAGTSTAVVSYVINNGPRPVAPATRERVLAAIRELGYRPDRVAQAMASRRTDLIGLIIPDARQPFFGEMAHAVEQAASERGKMVLVGNTDYVAEREVHYLRAFLGMRVSGLILVSHALNDQAAAEIDAWDARVVLLHERPEAIDDVAVVTDDLGGAQLAVRHLLEHGHPYVACVGGTAETPSVGDPVSDHVEGWRRAMDEAGISTEGRLFEAPYNRYDAYRVSLELLAGPDRPPAVFCSTDDQAIGLLRAARELRIDVPGELAVIGFDDIKEAALADPPMTTIASDRSAMARAAVDLVLDDGLRVVGSRRERLKVFPSRLVARRSCGCEQPASG from the coding sequence GTGGCAAAGGTGACTCGGGATGATGTGGCGCGGCTGGCGGGAACTTCGACCGCCGTCGTCAGTTACGTCATCAACAACGGACCCCGGCCGGTCGCCCCGGCCACGCGCGAGCGTGTCCTCGCCGCCATCAGGGAGCTGGGGTACCGGCCCGACCGGGTCGCCCAGGCGATGGCGTCCCGACGCACCGATCTCATAGGCCTGATCATCCCGGACGCCCGTCAGCCGTTCTTCGGCGAGATGGCGCACGCGGTCGAGCAGGCCGCCTCCGAGCGCGGGAAAATGGTGCTGGTCGGCAACACCGACTACGTCGCCGAGCGCGAGGTCCACTATCTGCGGGCGTTCCTCGGGATGCGGGTCTCCGGCCTCATCCTCGTCAGCCACGCGCTGAACGACCAGGCGGCCGCCGAGATCGACGCCTGGGACGCGCGCGTGGTGCTGCTGCACGAACGCCCCGAGGCCATCGACGACGTCGCCGTCGTCACCGACGACCTCGGCGGCGCCCAGCTCGCCGTCCGCCACCTCCTCGAGCACGGCCACCCGTACGTCGCCTGCGTCGGCGGCACCGCGGAGACCCCCTCCGTCGGCGACCCGGTCTCCGACCACGTCGAGGGCTGGCGGCGCGCGATGGACGAGGCCGGGATCAGCACGGAGGGCCGGCTCTTCGAGGCCCCCTACAACCGCTACGACGCCTACCGCGTCTCCCTCGAGCTGCTGGCGGGCCCGGACCGGCCGCCGGCCGTCTTCTGCTCCACCGACGACCAGGCGATCGGCCTGCTGCGCGCGGCGCGCGAGCTGCGCATCGACGTCCCCGGCGAGCTGGCGGTCATCGGCTTCGACGACATCAAGGAAGCGGCCCTGGCCGACCCGCCCATGACGACGATCGCGTCGGACCGCTCGGCGATGGCCCGGGCGGCCGTCGACCTCGTCCTGGACGACGGTCTGCGGGTCGTGGGGTCCCGGCGCGAGCGCCTGAAGGTGTTCCCGTCGCGCCTGGTCGCACGGCGTTCCTGCGGCTGCGAACAGCCTGCGTCAGGCTGA
- a CDS encoding HAMP domain-containing sensor histidine kinase: MNRVVRRFRTLPIRARLSMLVAAAVAFAVAAVSVTCWFIVQGKLYDQVDQDLEKSLVVSRGLQDQAESAVNNCTTKASLNPGNGPPRNTYYQVVTEDGKSCVTPYSAGAVTVAESDRDLIKRGSSTHGRFRNGTDSEGNDVRVLILPGLTVADPVTQSTSNAALLIALPLKNTQSTLNDLALLLLLVSGIGVVGAGAAGLAVARAGLRPVDKLTEAVEHVARTEDLSVRIPVEDDAEDEVARLSRSFNSMTASLADSRELQQQLIADAGHELRTPLTSLRTNIELLTRSEETGRPIPEADRKALLASVKAQMTELAALIGDLQELSRSEGQRGERVQVVSFEDTVESALRRARLRGPELTITASLESWYTRAEPAALERAVVNILDNAVKFSPEGGTVDVRLVDGTLTVRDHGPGIPADELPHVFDRFWRSPGARALPGSGLGLSIVARTVEEAGGQVTLERAAGGGTVATVRLPGAPTPPPETPGDVSATP, from the coding sequence GTGAACAGGGTCGTACGGCGGTTCCGGACCCTGCCCATCCGGGCCCGGCTGTCGATGCTGGTCGCCGCCGCCGTGGCGTTCGCGGTGGCAGCGGTGTCGGTGACCTGCTGGTTCATCGTCCAGGGGAAGCTGTACGACCAGGTCGACCAGGATCTCGAGAAGTCCCTGGTTGTGTCGCGGGGGCTCCAGGACCAGGCCGAGTCCGCGGTCAACAACTGCACCACGAAGGCGTCGCTGAACCCCGGCAACGGACCGCCGCGCAACACCTACTACCAGGTGGTCACGGAGGACGGAAAGTCCTGTGTGACGCCGTACTCCGCCGGCGCGGTCACGGTGGCCGAGTCCGACAGGGACCTCATCAAGCGGGGAAGCAGCACCCACGGGAGGTTCCGCAACGGCACCGACTCGGAGGGCAACGACGTACGCGTCCTCATCCTGCCGGGGCTCACGGTCGCCGACCCGGTCACGCAGAGCACGTCCAACGCCGCCCTCCTCATCGCGCTCCCCCTGAAGAACACCCAGTCCACCCTCAACGACCTCGCCCTCCTGCTCCTCCTCGTCTCCGGCATCGGGGTCGTCGGCGCCGGAGCCGCCGGGCTGGCGGTGGCCCGGGCGGGGCTGCGGCCCGTCGACAAGCTCACCGAGGCCGTCGAGCACGTGGCCCGCACCGAGGACCTCAGCGTGCGCATCCCCGTCGAGGACGACGCCGAGGACGAGGTGGCCCGGCTCTCCCGTTCCTTCAACTCGATGACCGCCTCCCTCGCCGACTCCCGGGAGCTGCAACAGCAGTTGATCGCGGACGCCGGGCACGAACTGCGCACCCCCCTGACCTCTCTGCGCACCAACATCGAGCTGCTGACCCGCAGTGAGGAGACGGGCCGTCCGATCCCGGAAGCGGACCGGAAGGCGCTGCTCGCCTCCGTGAAGGCGCAGATGACCGAGCTGGCGGCACTCATCGGCGACCTTCAGGAACTGTCCCGTTCCGAAGGGCAGCGCGGTGAGCGTGTGCAGGTGGTGTCCTTCGAGGACACCGTCGAGTCGGCGCTGCGCCGGGCCCGGTTGCGCGGCCCGGAGCTGACCATCACCGCGTCGCTGGAGTCCTGGTACACCCGGGCGGAGCCGGCCGCGCTGGAGCGGGCGGTGGTCAACATCCTGGACAACGCGGTGAAGTTCAGTCCCGAGGGCGGCACGGTCGACGTCCGACTCGTCGACGGGACGCTGACCGTCCGCGATCACGGTCCCGGCATCCCGGCCGACGAACTCCCGCACGTCTTCGACCGTTTCTGGCGCTCCCCCGGCGCGCGGGCCCTTCCCGGCTCCGGTCTCGGTCTGTCGATCGTCGCCCGCACCGTGGAAGAGGCGGGCGGTCAGGTCACGTTGGAGCGAGCAGCCGGCGGCGGCACGGTGGCGACGGTCCGGCTGCCGGGGGCGCCGACCCCTCCGCCGGAAACTCCGGGAGACGTGTCGGCAACGCCTTAG
- a CDS encoding response regulator transcription factor has translation MTPAEGDRDTQRILIVDDEPAVREALQRSLAFEGYDTQVAVDGADALEKATVYRPDLVVLDIQMPRMDGLTAARRIRGAGDTTPILMLTARDTVGDRVTGLDAGADDYLVKPFELDELFARVRALLRRSSYAPAAGAGAAPADDALTFADLRMNLATREVTRGGRPVELTRTEFTLLEMFMAHPRQVLTREQILKAVWGFDFEPSSNSLDVYVMYLRRKTEAGGEPRLVHTVRGVGYVLRQGGTE, from the coding sequence ATGACCCCCGCCGAAGGCGACCGTGACACCCAGCGCATCCTGATCGTCGACGACGAGCCGGCGGTGCGCGAGGCACTCCAGCGCAGCCTCGCGTTCGAGGGCTACGACACGCAGGTCGCCGTGGACGGCGCGGACGCGCTGGAGAAGGCGACGGTCTACCGGCCCGACCTGGTGGTCCTGGACATCCAGATGCCGCGCATGGACGGCCTGACGGCGGCCCGCCGTATCCGGGGCGCGGGCGACACCACCCCCATCCTGATGCTGACGGCCCGTGACACGGTCGGCGACCGCGTCACCGGGCTCGACGCGGGCGCCGACGACTACCTGGTCAAGCCCTTCGAACTCGACGAGCTCTTCGCCCGGGTCCGGGCCCTGCTGCGGCGCAGTTCCTACGCTCCGGCGGCCGGCGCGGGCGCGGCGCCGGCGGACGACGCCCTCACCTTCGCCGACCTGCGCATGAACCTCGCGACGCGGGAGGTGACGCGGGGCGGGCGGCCGGTCGAACTGACCCGCACGGAGTTCACCCTCCTCGAGATGTTCATGGCGCACCCGCGCCAGGTCCTCACCCGCGAGCAGATCCTGAAGGCGGTCTGGGGCTTCGACTTCGAGCCGTCCTCCAACTCGCTGGACGTGTACGTGATGTACCTGCGCCGCAAGACGGAGGCGGGCGGTGAGCCGCGCCTCGTGCACACCGTGCGAGGGGTCGGGTATGTGCTGCGACAGGGCGGAACCGAGTGA
- a CDS encoding bifunctional metallophosphatase/5'-nucleotidase gives MPATSQPQPSDRRGRRRTYRLVAASAVLATAGALAAALPADAHEAKHAKPRPSRYQDVQLLSFNDLHGNLEPPSGSSGRVTELQADGTTKTIDAGGVEYLATHLREARKGNAYSVTAAGGDMVGASPLISGLFHDEPTIEALNKLDLDVTSVGNHEFDEGAMELGRLQNGGCHPTDGCYGGKKFRGADFPYLAANVLNEKSGKPILKPYWVWKKKDVKIGFIGVTLEDTPGVVSAEGVKGLKFKDEVETINKYAKVLQRQGVKSIVALIHEGGLPASGSYNYDCDSPGAGAGISGPIVDIAKNVTPAVDALVTGHTHAAYACTIPDPSGRPRTVTSAASFGRLYTDTTLTYDRYTGDIARTAVKSANHVVTRTVAKAPDMTELISRWNTLAAPIGNRAIGYITADVPSTGTESPMGDLIADAQLWYGKKLDADTDLALMNPGGVRAGLTYAAKGAEGDGVVTYAEGFTVQPFSNTVNLQNFTGAQLIQVLKEQVSGPNATAPKILQPSANLTYTLDLTKAGADRVVTDSIKLNGAAIDPAATYRVSTNSFLAGGGDGFPTLGQGTNDLVGVDDLSALEQYLLANSSAAGPLAPPVANRITIVQ, from the coding sequence ATGCCAGCCACTTCCCAGCCGCAGCCGAGCGACAGACGCGGCCGCCGCCGTACGTACCGTCTTGTCGCGGCCTCCGCCGTTCTCGCGACCGCCGGCGCCCTCGCCGCCGCGCTTCCGGCGGACGCGCACGAGGCCAAGCACGCAAAGCCGCGGCCCAGCCGCTACCAGGACGTGCAGTTGCTGTCCTTCAACGACCTGCACGGCAACCTCGAGCCCCCGTCCGGTTCGTCCGGCCGTGTCACCGAGCTGCAGGCGGACGGCACGACGAAGACGATCGACGCGGGCGGCGTGGAGTACCTGGCCACGCATCTGCGCGAGGCCCGCAAGGGCAACGCGTACTCGGTCACCGCGGCCGGCGGCGACATGGTCGGCGCCTCCCCGCTGATCTCGGGCCTCTTCCACGACGAGCCCACGATCGAGGCGCTGAACAAGCTCGACCTGGATGTGACGTCCGTCGGCAACCACGAGTTCGACGAGGGCGCGATGGAACTGGGCCGGCTGCAGAACGGCGGCTGTCACCCGACGGACGGCTGTTACGGCGGCAAGAAGTTCCGGGGCGCCGACTTCCCGTACCTCGCGGCGAACGTCCTGAACGAGAAGTCCGGCAAGCCGATCCTGAAGCCGTACTGGGTGTGGAAGAAGAAGGACGTCAAGATCGGCTTCATCGGCGTGACGCTGGAGGACACCCCCGGTGTGGTGTCGGCCGAGGGCGTCAAGGGCCTGAAGTTCAAGGACGAGGTCGAGACGATCAACAAGTACGCCAAGGTGCTGCAGAGGCAGGGCGTGAAGTCGATCGTGGCGCTGATCCACGAGGGCGGGCTGCCGGCCTCGGGCTCCTACAACTACGACTGTGACTCGCCGGGCGCGGGCGCCGGCATCTCCGGCCCGATCGTCGACATCGCGAAGAACGTCACGCCGGCGGTGGACGCGCTGGTGACGGGTCACACGCACGCGGCCTACGCCTGCACGATCCCGGACCCGTCGGGCAGGCCGCGCACGGTCACCTCGGCCGCGTCCTTCGGCCGTCTGTACACGGACACCACGCTGACGTACGACCGCTACACCGGCGACATCGCGCGCACGGCGGTCAAGTCGGCGAACCACGTGGTCACCCGGACCGTCGCCAAGGCGCCCGACATGACCGAGCTCATCAGCAGGTGGAACACGCTGGCGGCGCCGATCGGCAACCGCGCGATCGGCTACATCACCGCGGACGTCCCGAGCACGGGCACCGAGTCGCCGATGGGCGACCTGATCGCGGACGCCCAGCTCTGGTACGGCAAGAAGCTCGACGCGGACACCGACCTCGCGCTGATGAACCCGGGCGGCGTGCGGGCCGGCCTCACCTACGCGGCCAAGGGCGCGGAGGGCGACGGCGTGGTCACCTACGCCGAGGGCTTCACCGTGCAGCCGTTCTCCAACACCGTGAACCTGCAGAACTTCACCGGCGCCCAGCTGATCCAGGTGCTCAAGGAGCAGGTGAGCGGCCCGAACGCGACCGCGCCGAAGATCCTTCAGCCGTCCGCCAACCTGACGTACACGCTGGACCTGACGAAGGCCGGCGCGGACCGTGTCGTCACGGACTCCATCAAGCTGAACGGCGCGGCGATCGACCCGGCCGCCACCTACCGCGTCTCGACGAACAGCTTCCTCGCGGGCGGCGGCGACGGCTTCCCCACGCTGGGCCAGGGCACGAACGACCTCGTCGGCGTCGACGACCTGTCGGCCCTCGAGCAGTACCTGCTCGCCAACTCCTCGGCGGCGGGCCCGCTCGCGCCGCCGGTGGCGAACCGCATCACGATCGTGCAGTAA
- a CDS encoding response regulator transcription factor produces MSSLLLLTNALQPSTEVLPALGLLLHNVRVAPAEGPALVDTPGADVILVDGRRDLPQVRSLCQLLRSTGPGCPLVLVVTEGGLAAVTADWGIDDVLLDTAGPAEVEARLRLAMGRQQIVNDDSPMEIRNGDLSVDEATYSAKLKGRVLDLTFKEFELLKYLAQHPGRVFTRAQLLQEVWGYDYFGGTRTVDVHVRRLRAKLGPEHEALIGTVRNVGYRFVTPEKGERSTDESKTKKDRQDQANADEADNASALDATEVPTEA; encoded by the coding sequence ATGAGTTCTCTGCTGCTCCTGACCAACGCCCTCCAGCCCTCGACGGAAGTACTGCCGGCCCTCGGCCTGCTGCTGCACAACGTGCGCGTGGCCCCGGCGGAAGGTCCCGCTCTCGTCGACACCCCGGGCGCCGACGTCATCCTCGTGGACGGACGTCGGGACCTGCCCCAGGTCCGCAGCCTGTGCCAGCTGCTGCGCTCCACCGGGCCCGGCTGTCCGCTCGTCCTCGTCGTGACCGAGGGCGGCCTGGCCGCCGTCACCGCCGACTGGGGCATCGACGACGTGCTCCTGGACACCGCCGGACCCGCCGAGGTCGAGGCGCGGCTGCGGCTGGCCATGGGCCGGCAGCAGATCGTCAACGACGACTCCCCGATGGAGATCCGCAACGGCGACCTGTCGGTCGACGAGGCGACCTACAGCGCGAAGCTGAAGGGTCGGGTCCTGGACCTCACCTTCAAGGAGTTCGAGCTGCTGAAGTACCTCGCCCAGCACCCGGGCCGGGTGTTCACGCGTGCACAGCTGCTCCAGGAGGTCTGGGGCTACGACTACTTCGGCGGCACCCGCACGGTCGACGTCCACGTACGGCGGCTGCGGGCCAAGCTCGGCCCGGAGCACGAGGCGCTGATCGGAACCGTCCGGAACGTCGGTTACCGATTCGTTACCCCTGAGAAGGGGGAACGCTCCACGGACGAGTCCAAGACGAAGAAGGACCGGCAGGACCAGGCAAATGCGGACGAGGCGGACAACGCGTCCGCCCTGGACGCCACCGAGGTCCCGACGGAGGCGTAG
- a CDS encoding MoaD/ThiS family protein, with translation MPQVTVRYWAAAKAAAGIAEEPHEAATLADALDAVRARHPGELARVLQRCSFLVDGDPVGTREHETVRLADGGTVEVLPPFAGG, from the coding sequence ATGCCCCAGGTCACGGTGCGCTACTGGGCCGCCGCGAAGGCAGCGGCCGGCATCGCCGAGGAGCCGCACGAAGCGGCCACGCTCGCCGACGCGCTCGACGCCGTACGTGCGCGACACCCCGGCGAACTCGCGCGTGTCCTGCAGCGATGCTCGTTCCTCGTCGACGGTGACCCCGTGGGCACCCGCGAACATGAGACGGTACGGCTGGCCGACGGCGGCACGGTCGAGGTGCTCCCGCCGTTCGCAGGAGGGTGA
- a CDS encoding S1C family serine protease, which translates to MTESIRRSGEYENPYQAPYEGARQHASSPVAPSSPAGASPVNPEWPPPPAYRPAGAHDAQQTVRQPAIEPAAGWQAQAAPAGDGHSGQGGHGGGTALLAPPAAEPAPHAKKRRTRGPLALLAAVAIVAAAIGGVTAYGIQELTGKDEVVTTSTTTSVVPSSKTGDVASIAAAVSPSVVEVSATLGNGTSTGSGVIITSGGEVVTNNHVISGANSIKVTTSDGKSYTAKVVGTDSKKDLALIKLENASGLKAATLGDSDGVKVGDTVVAIGSPEGLTGTVTSGIVSALSRDVTVSTDESQGQQQQGGGDGNWPFQFGGRQFNGDTGESTTTYKALQTDASLNPGNSGGALIDAAGDIIGINSAMYSAAADSSSSDAGSVGLGFAIPINTVKADLATLRAGGSDN; encoded by the coding sequence ATGACCGAGAGCATCCGCCGCAGCGGCGAGTACGAGAACCCGTACCAGGCCCCGTACGAGGGCGCCCGGCAGCACGCCTCCTCCCCGGTGGCGCCCTCCTCCCCGGCGGGAGCCTCCCCGGTGAACCCGGAGTGGCCGCCCCCGCCCGCGTACCGGCCCGCCGGCGCACATGACGCGCAGCAGACCGTGCGGCAGCCGGCGATCGAACCCGCCGCCGGCTGGCAGGCCCAGGCGGCTCCCGCCGGCGACGGCCACAGCGGTCAGGGCGGCCACGGCGGCGGAACCGCTCTCCTCGCTCCCCCGGCCGCCGAGCCCGCTCCGCACGCGAAGAAGAGGCGCACCCGGGGTCCGCTCGCGCTGCTCGCCGCCGTGGCGATCGTCGCGGCCGCCATCGGGGGCGTCACCGCCTACGGCATCCAGGAGCTGACCGGCAAGGACGAGGTGGTCACCACGTCCACCACCACCAGCGTGGTGCCCTCCAGCAAGACGGGCGACGTGGCCTCCATCGCGGCAGCGGTGAGCCCGAGCGTCGTCGAGGTCAGCGCCACGCTCGGCAACGGGACGTCCACCGGGTCCGGTGTGATCATCACCAGCGGCGGCGAGGTCGTCACCAACAACCACGTCATCTCCGGCGCGAACTCGATCAAGGTGACGACCAGCGACGGCAAGTCGTACACCGCCAAGGTCGTCGGCACGGACAGCAAGAAGGACCTCGCCCTCATCAAGCTGGAGAACGCCTCCGGCCTCAAGGCGGCGACCCTCGGCGACTCCGACGGCGTCAAGGTCGGTGACACGGTCGTGGCGATCGGCTCCCCCGAGGGCCTGACCGGCACCGTCACCAGCGGCATCGTCTCCGCGCTGAGCCGCGACGTGACCGTCTCCACCGACGAGAGCCAGGGTCAGCAACAGCAGGGCGGCGGGGACGGCAACTGGCCGTTCCAGTTCGGCGGCCGGCAGTTCAACGGCGACACCGGCGAGTCGACCACGACGTACAAGGCGCTCCAGACGGACGCCTCCCTCAATCCCGGCAACTCCGGCGGCGCGCTCATCGACGCCGCGGGCGACATCATCGGCATCAACTCCGCGATGTACTCCGCCGCGGCCGACTCGTCCTCCTCCGACGCCGGCAGCGTCGGCCTCGGATTCGCCATCCCGATCAACACCGTCAAGGCCGACCTCGCCACGCTGCGGGCCGGCGGCTCCGACAACTGA
- a CDS encoding alpha/beta hydrolase encodes MSSGPAGHVVRSTVRPNCETGTRAPLRTFLPTADGVSIDFVYDPGAAVYDSDGSAARHPVFVVAHGFTGDVDRPHVRRVASALARYGAVVTFSFRGHGRSGGRSTVGDREVLDLAAAVDRARSLGHARVVSVGFSMGGSVVLRHAALHPGTVDAVVSVSAPARWYYRGTAPMRRLHWMVTRPEGRLVGRYGFRTRIHRRGWDPVPLSPVQAVPRIAPVPLLIVHGDRDGYFPLDHPRMLAEAAAGHGELWLEHGMGHAEHAADDGLLTRIGDWTVARAG; translated from the coding sequence ATGAGCAGCGGTCCGGCAGGTCATGTGGTGCGTTCCACCGTTCGTCCGAATTGCGAGACGGGCACCCGCGCACCATTGCGGACGTTTCTGCCCACCGCCGACGGGGTTTCCATCGATTTCGTATACGACCCGGGTGCGGCCGTATACGACTCCGACGGGTCGGCGGCCCGTCACCCGGTGTTCGTCGTCGCACACGGGTTCACCGGGGACGTGGACCGGCCGCACGTACGGCGGGTGGCGTCCGCCCTCGCCCGGTACGGCGCCGTCGTCACGTTCTCCTTCCGGGGGCACGGACGCTCCGGCGGGCGCTCCACCGTCGGCGACCGCGAGGTCCTCGACCTGGCCGCCGCCGTGGACCGGGCCCGCTCGCTCGGGCACGCGCGCGTGGTCAGCGTCGGCTTCTCCATGGGCGGTTCGGTCGTCCTGCGGCACGCGGCGCTGCACCCGGGGACGGTCGACGCCGTGGTCTCGGTGAGCGCCCCCGCCCGCTGGTACTACCGCGGCACGGCCCCCATGCGCCGCCTGCACTGGATGGTCACCCGCCCTGAGGGCCGCCTCGTCGGCCGCTACGGCTTCCGCACCCGCATCCACCGCCGCGGATGGGACCCGGTCCCGCTGTCCCCGGTGCAGGCGGTACCGAGGATCGCCCCCGTCCCGCTGCTGATCGTGCACGGCGACCGGGACGGCTACTTCCCGCTCGACCACCCCCGGATGCTGGCGGAGGCCGCCGCCGGACACGGCGAACTCTGGCTGGAGCACGGAATGGGCCACGCCGAGCACGCGGCCGACGACGGCCTGCTGACCCGCATCGGGGACTGGACGGTCGCCCGGGCGGGCTAG